Proteins found in one Promicromonospora sukumoe genomic segment:
- the pyrH gene encoding UMP kinase, with protein sequence MSDEATQNFAVDEEGKPARRVLLKLSGEAFGGGSVGLDADVVRRIAKEIGVAVRDGVQVAIVVGGGNFFRGAELSVAGMDRARADYMGMLGTVMNCLALQDFLEQAGVKTRVQTAITMGQVAEPYIPLRAIRHLEKGRVVIFGAGAGMPYFSTDTVAVQRALETGCEQVVMGKNGVDGVYDSDPRRNPDAKKLDHLTYTDALVNRLGVMDDTALAMCRDNDVQMRVFGMEGEGNVTRALAGEPIGTLITTR encoded by the coding sequence GTGAGTGACGAGGCGACCCAGAACTTCGCGGTGGACGAGGAGGGCAAGCCGGCCCGGCGAGTGCTCCTGAAGCTGTCGGGCGAGGCGTTCGGCGGTGGGAGCGTGGGGCTGGACGCCGACGTGGTCCGACGGATCGCCAAGGAGATCGGCGTGGCGGTGCGCGACGGCGTGCAGGTCGCCATCGTCGTCGGCGGCGGGAACTTCTTCCGCGGCGCCGAGCTGAGCGTGGCCGGCATGGACCGCGCCCGCGCCGACTACATGGGCATGCTCGGCACGGTCATGAACTGCCTCGCCCTGCAGGACTTCCTGGAGCAGGCCGGCGTCAAGACGCGCGTCCAGACCGCCATCACGATGGGCCAGGTCGCCGAGCCGTACATCCCGCTGCGCGCCATCCGGCACCTGGAGAAGGGCCGCGTGGTCATCTTCGGCGCGGGCGCCGGCATGCCCTACTTCTCCACCGACACCGTGGCGGTGCAGCGCGCCCTGGAGACGGGCTGCGAGCAGGTCGTCATGGGCAAGAACGGGGTCGACGGCGTGTACGACTCCGACCCGCGCCGCAACCCGGACGCGAAGAAGCTGGACCACCTGACCTACACCGACGCCCTCGTGAACCGCCTCGGCGTCATGGACGACACCGCGCTGGCCATGTGCCGCGACAACGACGTCCAGATGCGTGTCTTCGGCATGGAGGGTGAGGGCAACGTGACCCGTGCGCTCGCCGGCGAGCCGATCGGCACGCTGATCACGACGCGCTGA